One genomic window of Ziziphus jujuba cultivar Dongzao chromosome 4, ASM3175591v1 includes the following:
- the LOC107417310 gene encoding uncharacterized protein LOC107417310, translating into MPSTVPLFTSFMEIMRSKKHQTQTGTGTDNSAVVKAAAWAWYQHGSGSEGKPRREYDLTSFHHAPTPSRYKLEAIRIAKEENSEDSSSISTTPTTSCTHMDNIVGSDLLDTYEIEHISKKLEGLIESSGDQNLLTMDHENIKKERKKKKKDKLIMMRGLGQAVMCRTRKEDVVESTRAAALVDGRQRPEKRIVPVVRMANRRPQATHA; encoded by the exons ATGCCATCTACAGTACCCTTATTTACTTCCTTCATGGAAATCATGAGATCAAAGAAGCATCAAACCCAAACCGGAACCGGCACCGACAATTCCGCGGTGGTAAAAGCCGCAGCATGGGCATGGTACCAGCACGGATCAGGATCGGAAGGAAAACCAAGGCGGGAATACGACTTGACAAGTTTTCATCACGCTCCAACACCTTCTCGGTACAAATTAGAAGCCATTAGGATTGCCAAAGAAGAAAATTCCGAGGACTCATCATCGATAAGCACTACCCCAACAACGAGTTGTACCCACATGGATAATATTGTTGGTTCTGATCTTCTCGATACGTATGAGATCGAACACATTTCTAAGAAGTTGGAAGGGCTTATAGAGTCAAGTGGTGATCAAAATTTGTTGACAATGGATCATGAAAACatcaaaaaagagagaaagaagaagaaaaaggacaaGTTGATAATGATGAGAGGGCTGGGTCAGGCAGTGATGTGTCGAACCAGGAAAGAAGATGTGGTTGAGAGTACAAGAGCTGCTGCCTTGGTCGATGGTCGGCAGCGGCCGGAAAAGCGTATCGTTCCTGTTGTTAGGATGGCAAATCGCCGACCACAGGCTACTCATGCTTG A